A single genomic interval of Apteryx mantelli isolate bAptMan1 chromosome 21, bAptMan1.hap1, whole genome shotgun sequence harbors:
- the CERCAM gene encoding inactive glycosyltransferase 25 family member 3 isoform X1: MLEGPPAGRGAVHPRLPPLPGRRASPTRTEGCVTDHNSDNTTEMLREWLAAVGKDYHSVQWRAEEEPSSYPDELGPKHWSDKRYENLMRLKQEALTFAREQRADYILFVDTDSILTNNQTLKFLMAQNKSVVAPMLDSQTYYSNFWCGITPQGYYRRTADYFPTKNRQRVGCFAVPMVYATFLIDLRKEETSRLAFYPPHPNYTWSFDDIIVFAYSCQAAGVEVHVCNQQRFGYINVPVKAHQTLEDERVNFVHLTLEAMVDGPPMQRSRHISLLPKPLTKMGFDEIFLINLVRRPDRRRRMLDSLRELEIAPRVVDAVDGSALNSSDIKVLGVDLLPGYYDPFSGRTLTKGEVGCFLSHYNVWKEIASRGLERSVVFEDDVRFEVSFPARLRRLMEELERAQRDWDLIYLGRKQVNAEDEAPVEGVRNLVVASYSYWTLAYAISRRGARKLLAAEPLSKMLPVDEFLPIMYDKHPNEEYKRHFAPRDLLVYSAHPLLVHPTHYAGDTNWLSDTETSTIWDDDSKKTGWNGSQKTLKDSRGGAGHSIRSAARDEL, translated from the exons ATGCTTGAGGGGCCGCCGGCGGGCAGGGGTGCCGTGcacccccggctgccccccctgcccggcCGGAGAGCGAGTCCCACCCGGACAGAAGG GTGCGTGACGGACCACAACTCGGACAACACCACGGAGATGCTGCGGGAATGGCTCGCGGCCGTGGGGAAGGACTATCACTCGGTGCAGTGGCGGGCGGAGGAGGAGCCCAG CTCCTACCCTGACGAGCTCGGTCCCAAGCACTGGAGCGACAAACGCTACGAAAACCTCATGCGGCTCAAGCAGGAGGCTCTGACCTTCGCCCGGGAGCAGCGGGCTGATTACATCCTG TTTGTGGACACGGACAGCATCCTGACCAACAACCAGACCCTCAAGTTCCTCATGGCACAGAACAAGTCGGTGGTCGCCCCCATGCTGGACTCCCAGACCTACTACTCCAACTTCTGGTGCGGGATAACGCCGCAG GGGTACTACCGCCGGACGGCCGACTACTTCCCCACCAAGAACCGCCAGCGCGTAGGCTGCTTCGCTGTCCCCATGGTTTACGCCACGTTCCTGATCGACCTGCGGAAGGAGGAGACGTCCCGGCTGGCCTTCTACCCTCCCCACCCCAACTACACCTGGTCCTTTGACGATATCATTGTCTTCGCCTACTCGTGCCAGGCTGCCG GCGTGGAGGTCCACGTGTGCAACCAGCAGCGCTTTGGCTACATCAACGTCCCCGTGAAGGCCCACCAGACGCTGGAGGACGAGCGTGTCAACTTTGTACATCTCACGCTGGAAGCCATGG TGGACGGCCCCCCGATGCAGCGCTCCAGGCACATTTCCCTCCTGCCCAAGCCGCTCACCAAGATGGGCTTCGACGAG ATTTTCCTCATCAACCTGGTGCGGAGGCCAGACCGGCGCCGGCGGATGCTGGACTCCCTGCGGGAGCTGGAGATCGCCCCGCGGGTGGTGGACGCCGTGGACGGCAG CGCCCTCAACAGCAGCGACATCAAGGTGCTGGGCGTAGACCTCCTGCCGGGCTACTACGACCCCTTCTCCGGCCGCACGCTCACCAAGGGCGAGGTGGGCTGCTTCCTCAGCCATTACAACGTCTGGAAGGAG ATCGCCTCCCGGGGGCTGGAGCGGTCGGTGGTCTTCGAGGACGACGTGCGCTTCGAGGTCTCCTTCCCGGCGCGGCTGCGGCGGCTGATGGAGGAGCTGGAGCGGGCGCAGCGGGACTGGGACCTCAT ctACCTGGGCCGGAAGCAGGTGAACGCCGAGGACGAGGCGCCCGTGGAGGGCGTGCGAAACCTGGTGGTGGCCAGCTACTCCTACTGGACCCTGGCCTACGCCATCTCCCGCCGGGGCGCCCGGAAGCTCCTGGCCGCCGAGCCCCTCTCCAAAATGCTGCCGGTGGACGAGTTCCTGCCCATCATGTACGACAAGCACCCCAA CGAGGAGTACAAGCGGCATTTTGCCCCGCGGGACCTGCTGGTGTATTCGGCTCACCCGCTCCTGGTGCATCCCACCCACTACGCCGGGGACACCAACTGGCTGAGCGACACGGAGACCTCCACCATCTGGGACGACGACTCCAAGAAGACGGGCTGGAACGGCTCGCAGAAGACCCTGAAGGACTCGCGGGGCGGCGCGGGTCACTCGATCCGCTCGGCCGCTCGCGACGAGCTCTGA
- the PTRH1 gene encoding peptidyl-tRNA hydrolase, protein MAVLDRLAGRLAVADRWRADGRCCADVAVAAAHGVELVLLKPRRLMNLNGLSVASAAKMYNLSPEDIYLVHDDLDKALGKVAIKLGGSARGHNGVRSCISALRSDEMTRLRVGIGRPEGGTTVTCYVLGPFSSREQEMLQQVLAQAATCLLEHILQRRAPRGEPGDRG, encoded by the exons ATGGCCGTGCTGGACCGGCTGGCCGGGCGGCTGGCGGTGGCCGACCGGTGGCGAGCGGACGGGCGGTGCTGCGCTGACGTGGCCGTGGCCGCGGCGCACGGCGTGGAGCTGGTGCTGCTCAAGCCGCGGAGGCTGATGAACCTCAACGGGCTCAGCGTCGCCAGCGCCG CCAAGATGTACAACCTGAGCCCAGAAGACATTTACCTGGTTCACGACGACCTGGACAAGGCGCTGGGGAAGGTGGCCATCAAGCTGGGAGGCAGCGCAAG GGGACACAACGGGGTCCGATCCTGCATCAGTGCTCTGCGCTCTGAC GAGATGACACGGCTCAGGGTCGGCATCGGGCGGCCGGAGGGCGGAACGACAGTGACCTGCTACGTCCTGGgcccattcagcagcagggagcaggagatgctgcagcagGTCCTGGCCCAGGCAGCCACTTGCCTGCTAGAGCACATCCTGCAGAGGAGAGCACCCAGGGGAGAGCCAGGGGACAGGGGGTGA
- the CERCAM gene encoding inactive glycosyltransferase 25 family member 3 isoform X2: protein MGAAGPLCALLLLLLPPLLLLPPAAPGAAPPDPGAAPAAPGPAPPPPRLVLALLARNAQHSLPHCLGALERLDFPAASTALWCVTDHNSDNTTEMLREWLAAVGKDYHSVQWRAEEEPSSYPDELGPKHWSDKRYENLMRLKQEALTFAREQRADYILFVDTDSILTNNQTLKFLMAQNKSVVAPMLDSQTYYSNFWCGITPQGYYRRTADYFPTKNRQRVGCFAVPMVYATFLIDLRKEETSRLAFYPPHPNYTWSFDDIIVFAYSCQAAGVEVHVCNQQRFGYINVPVKAHQTLEDERVNFVHLTLEAMVDGPPMQRSRHISLLPKPLTKMGFDEIFLINLVRRPDRRRRMLDSLRELEIAPRVVDAVDGSALNSSDIKVLGVDLLPGYYDPFSGRTLTKGEVGCFLSHYNVWKEIASRGLERSVVFEDDVRFEVSFPARLRRLMEELERAQRDWDLIYLGRKQVNAEDEAPVEGVRNLVVASYSYWTLAYAISRRGARKLLAAEPLSKMLPVDEFLPIMYDKHPNEEYKRHFAPRDLLVYSAHPLLVHPTHYAGDTNWLSDTETSTIWDDDSKKTGWNGSQKTLKDSRGGAGHSIRSAARDEL, encoded by the exons atgggcgccgcggggccgctctgcgccctgctgctgctgctgctgccgccgctgctgctgctgccgccggcggcgccgggcgcggcccccccggaccccggcgcggcccccgccgcccccggccccgcgccgccgccgccgcggctggtgctggcgctgctgGCCCGCAACGCGCAGCACTCGCTGCCGCACTGCCTCGGCGCCCTGGAGCGCCTCGACTTCCCCGCCGCCAGCACCGCCCTCTG GTGCGTGACGGACCACAACTCGGACAACACCACGGAGATGCTGCGGGAATGGCTCGCGGCCGTGGGGAAGGACTATCACTCGGTGCAGTGGCGGGCGGAGGAGGAGCCCAG CTCCTACCCTGACGAGCTCGGTCCCAAGCACTGGAGCGACAAACGCTACGAAAACCTCATGCGGCTCAAGCAGGAGGCTCTGACCTTCGCCCGGGAGCAGCGGGCTGATTACATCCTG TTTGTGGACACGGACAGCATCCTGACCAACAACCAGACCCTCAAGTTCCTCATGGCACAGAACAAGTCGGTGGTCGCCCCCATGCTGGACTCCCAGACCTACTACTCCAACTTCTGGTGCGGGATAACGCCGCAG GGGTACTACCGCCGGACGGCCGACTACTTCCCCACCAAGAACCGCCAGCGCGTAGGCTGCTTCGCTGTCCCCATGGTTTACGCCACGTTCCTGATCGACCTGCGGAAGGAGGAGACGTCCCGGCTGGCCTTCTACCCTCCCCACCCCAACTACACCTGGTCCTTTGACGATATCATTGTCTTCGCCTACTCGTGCCAGGCTGCCG GCGTGGAGGTCCACGTGTGCAACCAGCAGCGCTTTGGCTACATCAACGTCCCCGTGAAGGCCCACCAGACGCTGGAGGACGAGCGTGTCAACTTTGTACATCTCACGCTGGAAGCCATGG TGGACGGCCCCCCGATGCAGCGCTCCAGGCACATTTCCCTCCTGCCCAAGCCGCTCACCAAGATGGGCTTCGACGAG ATTTTCCTCATCAACCTGGTGCGGAGGCCAGACCGGCGCCGGCGGATGCTGGACTCCCTGCGGGAGCTGGAGATCGCCCCGCGGGTGGTGGACGCCGTGGACGGCAG CGCCCTCAACAGCAGCGACATCAAGGTGCTGGGCGTAGACCTCCTGCCGGGCTACTACGACCCCTTCTCCGGCCGCACGCTCACCAAGGGCGAGGTGGGCTGCTTCCTCAGCCATTACAACGTCTGGAAGGAG ATCGCCTCCCGGGGGCTGGAGCGGTCGGTGGTCTTCGAGGACGACGTGCGCTTCGAGGTCTCCTTCCCGGCGCGGCTGCGGCGGCTGATGGAGGAGCTGGAGCGGGCGCAGCGGGACTGGGACCTCAT ctACCTGGGCCGGAAGCAGGTGAACGCCGAGGACGAGGCGCCCGTGGAGGGCGTGCGAAACCTGGTGGTGGCCAGCTACTCCTACTGGACCCTGGCCTACGCCATCTCCCGCCGGGGCGCCCGGAAGCTCCTGGCCGCCGAGCCCCTCTCCAAAATGCTGCCGGTGGACGAGTTCCTGCCCATCATGTACGACAAGCACCCCAA CGAGGAGTACAAGCGGCATTTTGCCCCGCGGGACCTGCTGGTGTATTCGGCTCACCCGCTCCTGGTGCATCCCACCCACTACGCCGGGGACACCAACTGGCTGAGCGACACGGAGACCTCCACCATCTGGGACGACGACTCCAAGAAGACGGGCTGGAACGGCTCGCAGAAGACCCTGAAGGACTCGCGGGGCGGCGCGGGTCACTCGATCCGCTCGGCCGCTCGCGACGAGCTCTGA